In a genomic window of Tissierella sp. Yu-01:
- a CDS encoding DUF188 domain-containing protein — MKIFVDADGCPVVDISIKVAKEFEIHIIVVKNYAVQIEDGYAEIVTVDISSDSADYYIANRIDKGDILVSQDHGLAAMCLAKGAICINQNGFIINNENIDGMLNRRHMNSKLRREQGIYSKFKKRNPKADEDFERALRKLINSTD; from the coding sequence ATGAAAATTTTTGTAGATGCAGATGGGTGTCCAGTAGTAGATATAAGTATTAAGGTAGCTAAGGAATTTGAAATTCATATTATAGTTGTTAAAAACTATGCAGTACAAATTGAAGATGGTTATGCGGAAATAGTAACTGTTGATATATCAAGTGACAGTGCAGATTATTATATAGCAAATAGAATAGATAAAGGGGATATTCTAGTTTCGCAAGACCATGGTCTTGCAGCCATGTGTTTAGCTAAAGGCGCAATATGTATTAATCAGAATGGATTTATTATTAATAATGAAAACATTGATGGTATGCTAAATAGAAGGCATATGAATAGTAAGCTAAGACGTGAGCAAGGCATATACTCAAAATTTAAAAAAAGAAATCCTAAAGCAGATGAGGATTTCGAAAGAGCTTTAAGGAAATTGATAAACTCAACTGATTAA
- a CDS encoding MFS transporter, producing MTQRNDWKKDIILFLSGQVVSLLGSSLVQYAIMWYITLQTQSGTMMTIFIICGFLPTFFLSPFAGVWADRYNRKKIIIFADAFIAIATLIMAIFYLIGYGSIWLLFVMSAIRAFGSGIHSPAINALLPQLVPKEMLTKINAVNGTIQSMVFLISPMVSAALVELVAIETIFFIDVITAAIAIFMLLFFVEVPDHRKVAESQNIDYLSDLKEGIVYIRNHAYVKQFFLFCTMFFLLVSPLAFLTPLQIARSYGDEVWRLSASEIAWSVGMMLGGFIMATWSGFKNKIYTMTLSTIVTAIGTIALGLKPFFWIYLASMGIMGLTMPFFNTPSTVLLQQKVEQDYLGRVFGVLNMISSSVMPLGMLFFGPLADIIAIEKMLIITGILMFFMSFFLIKNKVMLDAGK from the coding sequence ATGACACAAAGAAATGATTGGAAAAAGGACATTATTTTATTCTTATCAGGTCAAGTCGTATCCTTATTGGGTTCAAGCTTAGTTCAGTATGCAATTATGTGGTATATAACTTTACAAACTCAATCAGGTACAATGATGACTATATTTATTATATGCGGGTTTCTTCCTACCTTCTTTCTATCACCCTTTGCAGGTGTTTGGGCTGATAGATACAATAGAAAGAAGATCATCATTTTTGCAGATGCATTTATTGCCATAGCTACACTTATAATGGCAATATTTTATTTAATTGGTTATGGTTCTATTTGGTTATTATTTGTAATGTCAGCCATACGTGCCTTTGGTTCTGGAATTCATTCACCTGCTATAAATGCATTGCTGCCCCAATTGGTGCCAAAGGAAATGCTTACGAAAATAAATGCCGTTAATGGCACTATACAGTCTATGGTATTTCTAATCTCACCTATGGTTAGTGCAGCATTAGTAGAATTAGTCGCTATAGAGACTATTTTCTTCATAGATGTAATAACAGCGGCCATTGCTATATTTATGCTATTATTTTTCGTGGAAGTTCCAGATCATAGAAAAGTAGCTGAATCTCAAAATATTGATTATCTAAGTGATTTAAAAGAGGGAATTGTATACATCAGAAATCATGCTTATGTAAAACAGTTCTTCTTATTTTGTACTATGTTTTTCTTATTAGTAAGCCCTCTTGCATTTCTTACACCTTTACAGATTGCAAGAAGCTACGGTGATGAAGTATGGAGACTTTCTGCTTCAGAAATAGCTTGGTCTGTGGGAATGATGCTAGGTGGATTTATAATGGCTACTTGGAGTGGCTTCAAAAATAAGATATATACAATGACTCTATCTACAATAGTTACAGCTATAGGTACTATTGCTTTAGGTCTCAAACCATTTTTCTGGATATACTTAGCATCTATGGGGATTATGGGTTTAACTATGCCATTTTTTAATACTCCTTCTACAGTTCTATTACAGCAAAAGGTAGAACAAGATTACTTAGGTAGAGTTTTTGGAGTCTTAAATATGATTTCAAGTAGTGTGATGCCTTTAGGAATGCTTTTCTTTGGTCCTTTAGCAGATATTATAGCTATTGAAAAAATGCTTATTATAACTGGAATATTGATGTTCTTTATGAGTTTCTTCCTAATTAAAAATAAAGTAATGCTTGATGCTGGAAAATAG
- the thiD gene encoding bifunctional hydroxymethylpyrimidine kinase/phosphomethylpyrimidine kinase, translating to MKTVLSIAGSDCSGGAGIQADIKTITSHKLYAMSAITALTAQNTTGVYGVMESTPEFLVNQLDCIFTDIYPDAIKIGMVSNEKLIKVIVEKLKEYKAKNIVVDPVMISTSGSKLLEDGAKEILINELLPLATIITPNIPESEVLCGIEIKEHKDMERAAEIIGRNINGSILIKGGHSLYDANDLLYSNGSYTWIKGKKIDNINTHGTGCTLSSAIASNLALGYSVLESVEKSKKYISEALKANLNLGKGSGPLNHCFSIKGFE from the coding sequence ATGAAAACTGTATTATCAATAGCAGGTTCGGATTGTAGTGGAGGAGCTGGAATTCAAGCTGATATAAAAACAATAACTTCACATAAGTTATATGCCATGAGTGCTATTACAGCATTGACTGCTCAAAATACAACAGGTGTTTATGGGGTTATGGAATCAACACCAGAATTTTTAGTGAATCAATTAGATTGTATATTTACAGATATATATCCTGATGCAATTAAAATAGGTATGGTATCAAATGAAAAACTAATAAAAGTAATTGTAGAAAAGTTAAAGGAATACAAAGCGAAAAATATAGTTGTGGACCCAGTTATGATTTCTACAAGCGGAAGTAAACTACTTGAGGATGGTGCAAAGGAAATTCTAATCAATGAGTTATTACCATTAGCAACAATAATAACTCCAAATATTCCAGAGTCAGAGGTACTATGCGGAATTGAAATAAAAGAACATAAAGATATGGAAAGAGCAGCAGAGATAATAGGAAGAAATATTAATGGCTCCATTTTAATTAAAGGCGGTCATAGTCTATACGATGCTAATGATCTACTATATTCAAATGGAAGTTATACATGGATTAAGGGTAAAAAAATAGATAATATAAATACTCATGGTACTGGATGTACATTATCATCTGCAATAGCTAGTAATCTTGCTTTAGGATATTCTGTATTAGAGAGTGTAGAAAAGTCAAAAAAATATATTTCGGAAGCTCTTAAGGCAAACTTAAATCTAGGTAAAGGCTCTGGCCCTTTAAATCATTGTTTTTCAATAAAGGGATTTGAATAA
- the thiE gene encoding thiamine phosphate synthase — MNYDSKSLLLYAVTDSSWVGDRTLVEQVEEAIQGGATMIQLREKNLPINQFIHFGKEIKNITDKHNIPLIINDEVEVAIAINSTGIHVGQNDMNAGDIRAKVGESMILGVSAQTVEQALLAEKQGADYLGVGAVFSTTSKSDADDISYDTLKEICNAVSIPVVAIGGINKNNINKLMGSGIVGVAVISAIFDQKDIIKATKELKVKVENIIGR; from the coding sequence TTGAATTACGATAGTAAATCTTTACTTTTATATGCAGTAACAGATTCTTCTTGGGTTGGGGATAGGACATTGGTTGAACAGGTAGAAGAGGCTATTCAAGGCGGAGCAACTATGATACAGTTGCGTGAAAAGAACTTACCAATAAATCAGTTTATTCATTTTGGTAAAGAAATCAAGAACATAACGGATAAACATAATATTCCATTAATAATAAATGATGAAGTTGAAGTAGCAATAGCCATAAATTCTACAGGCATTCATGTAGGACAAAATGATATGAATGCTGGTGACATCAGAGCTAAGGTGGGGGAAAGTATGATATTAGGGGTATCTGCTCAAACTGTAGAACAAGCACTGTTAGCAGAAAAACAAGGAGCAGATTATCTCGGTGTTGGTGCAGTTTTTTCAACTACTTCAAAGTCGGATGCAGATGATATTTCCTATGATACATTAAAGGAAATATGCAATGCTGTAAGTATCCCTGTAGTTGCTATTGGAGGAATAAACAAGAATAATATAAATAAGTTAATGGGAAGTGGAATTGTTGGTGTGGCTGTAATTTCAGCGATATTTGACCAGAAGGATATTATAAAAGCTACTAAGGAGTTAAAAGTAAAAGTTGAAAATATTATTGGGAGGTAA
- a CDS encoding glutathione S-transferase N-terminal domain-containing protein — protein MKDLKFYYMEGCPFCNKVRKYMKDNDITVEMMDIHADHKNQEDLIKLGGIDQVPMLLIDGKPLYESDDIIQWFKENM, from the coding sequence GTGAAAGATTTAAAGTTTTACTATATGGAAGGCTGTCCATTTTGTAATAAAGTAAGAAAGTACATGAAAGATAATGATATAACAGTTGAAATGATGGATATACATGCAGATCATAAGAATCAGGAAGATTTAATAAAGTTGGGTGGAATAGATCAGGTTCCTATGCTGTTAATTGATGGAAAGCCATTATATGAGTCCGATGATATAATTCAGTGGTTTAAAGAGAATATGTAA
- a CDS encoding phosphatase: protein MSYLIDMHNHTISSGHAYSTIQEIAKVASDKGLKYVGITDHGPSLQGAANIWHIGNLRVVPETIYGVNILKGVEANILNEFGDIDVPEKFLEHLDIVLAGLHEGPSEIMDVYRNTQAVLNVMENKYVDIIVHLGNPRFPIHYEEIVLKAKETNKLIEINNSSLHTSRSGSKDNCLEIALICKKYNVPMIFSSDSHISFDVGRFDEIFKLLEGANIPEELIINSTVERFENYMKAKGKHRFVQ, encoded by the coding sequence TTGAGTTATTTAATAGATATGCATAATCATACAATTTCCAGTGGTCATGCTTATAGTACAATCCAAGAAATAGCAAAGGTAGCAAGTGATAAAGGTTTAAAATATGTTGGCATAACAGATCATGGGCCTTCATTGCAGGGTGCAGCTAATATTTGGCATATTGGGAATTTAAGAGTGGTTCCAGAGACCATCTATGGTGTTAACATATTAAAGGGTGTAGAAGCGAATATTTTAAACGAATTTGGTGATATAGATGTACCTGAGAAATTCTTAGAACATTTAGATATAGTTTTAGCTGGACTACACGAAGGCCCTTCAGAAATAATGGATGTGTATAGAAATACACAAGCAGTACTAAACGTTATGGAAAACAAATATGTAGATATAATAGTACATCTAGGTAATCCAAGATTTCCAATCCATTATGAAGAAATAGTGTTGAAGGCCAAGGAAACTAACAAACTAATAGAGATAAATAATAGTTCACTTCATACAAGTCGTTCTGGCAGTAAGGATAATTGCCTAGAAATAGCTTTAATTTGCAAGAAATATAATGTACCTATGATATTTAGTAGTGACAGTCATATATCTTTTGATGTTGGAAGATTTGATGAAATATTTAAATTGCTAGAAGGAGCTAATATTCCTGAGGAACTAATTATTAACTCAACTGTTGAAAGATTTGAGAACTATATGAAGGCAAAGGGTAAACATAGATTTGTTCAATAA
- a CDS encoding MFS transporter: MKNSFYNGKIFYGWYIVAAGFVIMATVWGTVYNCASLFIEPISNDLNFLRSQVNATLTIRSATQMIISLFAGKIFSKFNIRKLMMISTLTLFASYFSYSLTSSLAMIYFLTIIVSISTTLLCILPLAIIINNWFNEKRGLAIGIAFMGSGVGGMILNSLAGQWISLYGWRIAYQILAFIMLISILPCTFFIIRTKPKDLGLTPLGSSTNKNKNVVEDEEEVLSLNDATKTIEFWAICLCSVILNISVNSLVYSGSPHLTNIGYSVTFSANVVSLYMGALAIGKIILGKIFDSFNIRSSLTISCSITILGLIGLIFADYYTPLILFIVFGGVASAFNTIATPIIAKKIFDKYDYNSIYGVLAAVGAFGSVIGPLFIGFTFDFSNSYIPSFILSIIFILIALLIFQFTMRKRVN; the protein is encoded by the coding sequence ATGAAAAATAGTTTCTATAACGGAAAGATATTTTATGGGTGGTATATTGTGGCAGCTGGATTCGTAATAATGGCTACAGTTTGGGGTACAGTCTATAACTGTGCTAGCTTGTTTATAGAGCCAATTAGTAATGATCTGAATTTCTTACGTTCCCAAGTTAATGCTACCCTAACTATTCGTTCAGCTACTCAGATGATAATTTCTCTGTTTGCAGGTAAGATCTTTTCAAAGTTTAATATTAGAAAGTTAATGATGATTTCCACATTAACTCTGTTTGCATCCTATTTCTCCTATTCACTAACGTCTTCATTAGCTATGATTTATTTCCTAACGATTATTGTTAGTATTTCGACTACTCTCTTATGTATATTGCCATTAGCCATAATAATAAATAATTGGTTTAATGAAAAAAGAGGGCTGGCAATTGGTATAGCCTTTATGGGAAGTGGAGTAGGTGGGATGATCCTTAATTCTTTAGCGGGACAGTGGATTTCTTTATATGGATGGCGTATTGCTTATCAAATTTTAGCTTTCATAATGTTAATTTCAATATTACCATGTACATTTTTTATTATAAGAACTAAACCTAAGGACCTTGGGCTAACCCCTTTAGGTTCATCAACTAATAAAAATAAAAATGTTGTAGAGGATGAAGAAGAAGTATTGAGTTTAAATGATGCTACTAAAACCATTGAATTTTGGGCTATATGCTTATGCTCAGTAATACTTAATATAAGTGTTAACTCTTTAGTCTATTCTGGTTCTCCACACTTAACTAATATAGGTTACTCCGTTACATTTAGTGCAAATGTAGTTTCTTTATATATGGGTGCATTGGCTATTGGGAAAATAATATTAGGAAAAATATTTGATTCCTTTAATATAAGATCATCATTAACTATTTCATGCAGCATAACTATCTTGGGACTTATTGGACTAATATTTGCTGATTACTATACACCTTTGATACTATTTATTGTATTTGGAGGCGTAGCTAGTGCGTTTAATACCATAGCGACTCCTATTATCGCCAAAAAGATATTTGATAAATATGATTACAATTCTATATATGGTGTGCTTGCTGCAGTTGGAGCCTTTGGAAGTGTTATTGGACCTTTATTTATTGGTTTTACTTTTGATTTTAGCAATTCATATATACCTTCATTTATATTATCAATAATCTTTATACTTATAGCGTTATTGATATTTCAATTTACTATGAGAAAGAGAGTTAATTAG
- a CDS encoding chorismate mutase, with product MENLEQYREEIDEIDKRLVELFERRMETVLKVGAYKRENNLPILDEDRENIVIEKNITRLKNKAFKDALESFFIHLMNLSKKEQEKIIK from the coding sequence ATGGAAAATTTAGAACAATATAGGGAAGAAATAGATGAGATAGATAAAAGACTGGTTGAACTCTTTGAGAGAAGGATGGAAACGGTTCTTAAAGTTGGTGCATATAAAAGAGAAAATAATTTGCCAATATTAGATGAAGACAGAGAGAATATTGTGATTGAAAAAAATATAACTCGATTAAAGAATAAAGCTTTTAAGGATGCATTAGAATCCTTCTTTATTCATTTGATGAATTTGAGCAAAAAAGAACAAGAGAAGATTATCAAATAA
- the recR gene encoding recombination mediator RecR, with protein MDFYALPIANLIEQFSKLPGIGRKTAQRLAFYVLEMDEIDSDKLANAIIDAKEKIKLCSVCCDLTDDDPCHLCKDETRDKSMICVVEGAKDKIAMERSREFKGQYHILHGVISPMDNIGPADIKVRELLNRLDNDDVKEVIIATNPTVEGEATALYLSKLIKPLGIKVTRIAHGIPVGGDLEFFDEVTLAKAMDNRREI; from the coding sequence ATGGATTTTTATGCATTACCCATAGCTAATCTAATAGAGCAGTTTTCTAAATTGCCTGGAATAGGAAGGAAAACTGCTCAAAGACTTGCATTTTATGTCCTAGAAATGGATGAAATCGACTCGGACAAGTTGGCGAATGCAATAATTGATGCAAAGGAAAAGATAAAGCTTTGCAGCGTTTGCTGTGATTTAACAGATGATGATCCATGTCATCTTTGTAAGGATGAGACGAGGGATAAGTCCATGATTTGTGTCGTTGAAGGTGCCAAGGACAAGATAGCTATGGAAAGATCACGTGAATTTAAAGGTCAATATCACATTCTACATGGTGTAATTTCACCTATGGATAATATTGGACCAGCTGATATAAAGGTAAGGGAATTATTAAATAGGTTAGATAATGATGATGTAAAAGAGGTAATTATTGCTACAAATCCAACAGTTGAAGGAGAGGCCACAGCACTGTATCTATCAAAGCTAATTAAACCATTAGGAATTAAGGTTACAAGAATAGCCCATGGTATTCCGGTTGGAGGAGATTTAGAATTTTTTGATGAAGTTACACTAGCTAAGGCAATGGATAATCGTAGAGAGATATAG
- the thiM gene encoding hydroxyethylthiazole kinase has translation MFKKVLENVEQNPQLIHCITNYVTVNDVANAILASGNSPIMADDKNEVEDITSVCNALCINIGTLNERTIESMIIAGKKANLLGHPVILDPVGAGASKLRTDTTFKLLDNVRFSVIRGNISEIKTVYAGSGTTRGVDADISDAVTEANLDEAVKFAKDLSLKLGAVIAITGEIDIVVGTNKVYIIRNGHPLMSKITGTGCMLSGLISGYVSANMDNIVDGVAAAVSIMGLCGELGYQRIIQNNGGTSSLRTYIIDEISKMNWGTLERGMKVELR, from the coding sequence ATGTTTAAAAAGGTATTAGAAAATGTAGAGCAAAATCCACAATTAATTCACTGTATTACTAATTATGTAACTGTAAATGATGTGGCTAATGCTATTTTGGCAAGTGGTAATTCACCAATTATGGCAGATGACAAGAATGAAGTTGAAGATATAACATCAGTTTGTAATGCTCTATGTATAAATATAGGTACATTAAATGAAAGAACTATAGAATCAATGATTATAGCTGGGAAAAAAGCTAATTTGTTAGGACATCCAGTAATTCTGGATCCAGTTGGTGCAGGAGCGTCTAAATTACGTACAGATACGACATTTAAACTATTGGATAACGTGAGGTTCTCAGTTATAAGGGGGAATATTTCAGAAATCAAAACAGTTTATGCAGGAAGCGGAACTACAAGGGGGGTTGACGCAGATATAAGTGATGCTGTAACAGAAGCAAATTTAGATGAAGCAGTTAAATTTGCTAAGGATTTAAGCTTAAAGTTGGGTGCTGTAATCGCAATTACAGGTGAAATTGATATAGTAGTTGGAACGAATAAAGTATATATAATTAGAAATGGGCATCCTTTAATGTCTAAGATAACTGGAACGGGATGTATGCTTTCAGGATTAATATCAGGATATGTTTCAGCAAACATGGATAATATCGTTGATGGAGTAGCTGCAGCAGTAAGCATAATGGGATTATGTGGAGAATTGGGTTACCAGAGGATTATACAAAATAATGGTGGAACCTCCTCTTTAAGAACATATATAATAGACGAGATAAGCAAGATGAATTGGGGAACATTGGAAAGGGGTATGAAGGTTGAATTACGATAG